Proteins encoded together in one Psychrobacter sp. 28M-43 window:
- the sohB gene encoding protease SohB, translating into MLFHPPKNPVELKVRHLNEAQKQRREDLMEATQGKAALKQFKKVMAKKAKQALKAKTKNKKKHSDDKAQVFVLDFDGDIKATAVKHLREEISTLISTANKGDEVIVRLESGGGLVHGYGLAAAQLARLKDAGLKLTVCVDKVAASGGYMMACVADKVIAAPFAIIGSIGVVSQLPNFHKWLKNHDVDYEMFTAGDYKRTVTVFGENDAEDRAKYQEELEQTHELFKHFVNTYRPELDVAKVATGEHWYGEDALKLNLIDSLQTSDSYILERMEDNEVYALYSRQKPTLAEKLGLAQAAEATLSMAVDKLPDALARFDLNSRLNILK; encoded by the coding sequence ATGCTATTTCATCCACCAAAAAACCCTGTTGAGCTAAAAGTAAGACATTTAAATGAAGCCCAAAAACAGCGCCGCGAAGACTTAATGGAAGCCACCCAAGGCAAAGCTGCCCTCAAACAGTTCAAAAAAGTCATGGCCAAAAAAGCCAAGCAAGCATTGAAAGCAAAAACCAAAAATAAGAAAAAACATTCTGATGATAAGGCACAAGTTTTTGTGCTCGATTTTGACGGTGATATCAAAGCAACTGCGGTCAAACATTTGCGTGAAGAAATCAGTACTCTAATTAGTACCGCAAATAAAGGTGACGAAGTTATCGTCCGTCTCGAATCAGGCGGTGGTTTGGTACACGGCTATGGTTTGGCCGCAGCGCAATTGGCTCGCCTAAAAGATGCGGGTCTGAAACTGACGGTTTGTGTTGATAAGGTGGCGGCAAGCGGCGGCTATATGATGGCCTGCGTTGCAGACAAGGTAATAGCAGCACCATTCGCTATCATTGGTTCAATCGGTGTGGTGTCACAATTGCCAAACTTCCATAAATGGCTAAAAAACCATGACGTCGATTATGAGATGTTTACCGCTGGTGACTATAAGCGTACGGTGACTGTATTTGGTGAAAATGATGCCGAAGACCGTGCCAAATACCAAGAAGAGCTAGAGCAGACGCATGAGTTATTTAAGCATTTCGTTAATACCTATCGTCCAGAACTCGATGTTGCCAAAGTAGCTACGGGCGAGCATTGGTACGGCGAAGATGCGTTAAAGCTTAACTTAATTGATAGTCTACAGACTTCAGACAGCTATATTTTGGAACGTATGGAAGACAACGAAGTGTATGCACTATATTCACGTCAGAAGCCGACGTTAGCAGAAAAGTTAGGATTGGCTCAGGCAGCAGAAGCAACACTGAGTATGGCTGTAGATAAATTACCTGATGCACTTGCACGTTTTGATTTGAATAGTCGCTTGAATATTCTGAAATAA